The following nucleotide sequence is from Photobacterium gaetbulicola Gung47.
AAATAAGCTATTGGACTTTATTTCAGAAAATATAAATGTCAAGCTGAAAGACAAAGACGCCAAGTTGCATTTAGAAGCAGATTTGGGGCTCGATTCATTAGAGTTGATCAGAATATTTAATAAAATAGCTAAAAAGTATAATATTAAAGATAAGTTATCACTGTTTAAGTGTAGAACTTTAGAGCAACTAGCTGACTTTATAATTGAAGCTAACTCGAAATTAAACAAAAATACAAAAACGCAATTTTACACTGATGTTGAGCCTATTCCGTTTCGGCATTTCATCAGGCAGGCTAGTTTAACCCCGGAAGCTACGGCTGTATATGATAAAAATGGCCGTATAACCTATCGTGAACTTGATGAAAGTTCGAATCAACTGGCAAATTACCTTGTGAGCCAAGGTGTTGGTAATGGCAAGTTGGTGGCGATCCACCTGAATCGAAGCTGTGAAATGATCATAGCAATGCTAGCAGTTCTCAAAACCGGAGCAGCGTATGTACCTATCGACGATAAGTTTCCTACCCAGCGGGTGACATACATTCTTGAGCATGCCCAGTGTGACATTCTCATTGCTAATTCCAATGTTGCAAAGCAAGTTGATGACTTATTGCTAAATTCTTCGCAATTGAACACAATCATTTTTATGGAACAATGGACTCCGCTGCTGCGAAACCGCAGCGTGTCAGAGGTAAGCCTAGTATCAAAGTCGGTATGGTCTGAATACAGTATCTTGGAAACAGGTATTCAGGTAAACCCTAATGATACGATGATTGTTCTATATACGTCAGGGTCGACTGGTAATCCTAAAGGGGTCGAGCTTAACCATCTCGGCTATATGATAAGGATGGAATGGCATCAAGACTTGTTCAGACTTATTGCTGGAAATCGTGTTGCCCAGAAGACATCCTGTAGCTTTGATATTTCTGTATGGGAAATATATTGGCCGCTGATGCTGGGGGGAGAGGTAGCTATTGTTGATACTGATACAGTCAAGAACCCTTGGGCATTAGCTGATTGGCTAACGAAGGAAGCTATTAACTATATGCATTTTGTCCCCTCAATGTTGGGCGAGTTCCTGAATGCAGTGGAAGGTGACGCACCTGATTTGTCGGCCATGAAATATCTAGTATGTAGCGGTGAAGCATTGCCACGCACTTTTGTTCGACAATGGTTTCATGAGTATGGTTCGATCCCATTAGCTAACCTATATGGGCCTACAGAGGCATCGATTGATGTAAGTGCATACGTTATTGATTCTATGCCTGAAGATAACGATAAGTCGATACCGATTGGAAGCGAAATGCCCGGTGTTCAATTATTGATTATAGATGAGCATGGAAAGCGGGTTAATCCTGGTGAAACTGGGGAGTTGTGTATTGCCGGACCACAACTAGCGAAAGGTTATCTTAATGACGAGGAAAAGACAGAACAAACATTCATTGATAATATTTGGCAAGATATTAAGTCCGATAAAGTATATAAAACGGGCGACTTGGTAACTTGTGACAGCTCAGGCTGCTATACCTATAAAGGCCGTCTTGACCATCAAGTTAAGATTAGAGGTTATCGAGTAGAACTTGGTGAAATAGAAAATGTACTTCTTTCTCATCCAAATCTGGATGAAGTTGGAGTAATAACCAAAGAAATTAACAATACGCAAAAAATAATCTGCTTTTATGCGGGTAAAGAAACGAGTCTTAGTGAAATGACAGGCTTCGCCGAAGGGAAGCTGACTTCATATATGTTGCCAAACTATGCAGTTCATCTTAGTAGCCTACCTAAAAATCATAATGGTAAGCTTGATCGTAAAGGCCTGTCACAGCTAAGTGTAGATTTTTCGCGCCAAAGTAATAGCTCTCTGCAGCCGGTATCTACGGTAAATGATACAAAATTGCCGTTAGGGTCAGCACAGCGTTGGATAATGAATCACTTCGATAAACCATATAATTGGTTTGGATATCATCGCTTTACCTATAAGCAAGCTTTGGACTTGGAAGTATTCACAGCGGCTCTGAACAAACTAATTTCTAGTCACGATGCATTAAGAACTGTTATCGTTCCAGGTGAACGGTTTCATTATCAGGAGTTTGTAGACAGTGATAACTCTGTGAATCCCGAACTGTTCAGTGCAGAGCACCTCACCACACTTGAGCGTGATGAACAAGTAGAGCTTAAGATAGCTGAGCTTTTGGAGGAGATTAAAATTGAAGTTTTTCCTTTATGGCGCCTTCTTATCGTCAAAGTAACTGATAATGAATTTGACATTTCAATTATTGGCCATCATCTGATCTCAGATATGATTTCTTCAGAAATTTTCTTTAGGGAGCTGTGGAGAAGTTATGGTCATTTCCTAGAATTTGAACAGTTTCTTGATGAGCCAAGAAAAACACAATATGGTGACTATGTCTGTAAAATTAGTGAACTGGAGTCTGCAGGTAAGCTAAATAATCACTTGGAATATTGGATTTCAACTCTTGGAAGTATTTCCAAAAAATCACTTATTCCTCTCGAATGTAATGATGGCATAAATGACCAGGCGAGCGAAGAAATAGTATCGCGCACTTTTTCAAAAGAACAGACGGCTTCACTTGTCATGTTAGCGAAACAACACTATCAGTCTTCGTTATATAGTGTACTTGCGTGCCCACTGTACGATCTGATTGCAGATCATCTAGGATTAGATACGGTTGTAGTCAGTCATAAATTTAATGGAAGAGGGGGCGATATTGAAGGTATTAATACTACAAACAGTATTGGTAACTATGCAGTCAATGTACCTTTAGTTTTGAATTGGAATCACAACGACAGTTGGGCTAGAAAAGTAGCTAACGTTGAGAATGGGATTGCCGCTATTCCGCTGTCAGGTATTACCTATGACTGGCTAGGCGACAGATTACCAGAATCGTGCTACCCCGATGAAAAGCTGACTTCCGTACGGCTGAACTATCTTGGATATGTTACAGCTCCTAAATCAGATGTGTTTGAGTTTAATGAGAAGGATTCACACCAACGAATTTCGTTTCCTCAGCAAAAACGAGTAAGTGAAATAGAATTTTGGCTTTCTATACATGAGCAGCAACTACAGGTAAGAGTAGGGTATAGCTCTAATCGTTATCATGCTAAAACAATTGAGAACTTGGTCGAAGAATATACAACAAGACTGTTGCGTATGATTAACTTTAAGAGTGAAATTAAAGAAAGCTCACTAGAAAATATCATGCAATAAGAGGCTTTTGACAATGTACCGTTTGGATATCTCATCTAGGAATACCAACTTAACTCGCTTATACCTTATTGCGTTCATGGCTGGGTTCTCACTCGGTATATTTCCTCCTTTGGTGTCTATGTTAATGGACTCCAAAGGAGTGCCAACTGATTTAATTGGATTAACTTCAAGTAGCTACTTTATTACCATGGCAGTAATTACTCCTGTTGCTGGAGGTTATATTACACGATTAGGTATCAAGCCCGTAATGCTGGCTGGAGCAATGATAACGGCTATTTTATCTGGGTGCTATGCCTTTTTCGAATCTTTAGAGATATGGATATTATTACGGGTAATAAGTGGTATAGGGATGGGATTATTTTTAGTTGCTGGACAGACATCTGTAAATTTACTAGCTAGCAATAAAAATAGAACAGCAGTATCGACTATTTACTCAATATTATTAGGAATAGGTTTTGGTATAGGTCCTGTGTTCGCTGCTTATATGTATGGATTTGGTGAAAAAATGGCATTTGTTGTTGCTAGCATCGTTATCATTATATCTATACTAATTGTCAACTTTGGATTTAAAAACCTCAAGCCAAGATGTTCAGAAGATGCAATAAAAGGAAAAGCAGGAATTTCTTCTATTATAGTACCTTTGCACTATATATTTGCATATGGAGTACTGGAGAGTGTGATGATCTCTTTAATTCCATTGTTAGTACTAAGCATGGGTATGACTGTCAAGTATACTGGCTATCCTTTTTTAGTTTTTATTTTATGCTCTGGATTAGGTATGGCATTTTTAGGTCAGCTGGAGAAGAGCTTGGGTAAAGATAGCTTGTTAAAGTTGACTACATTGATTGGCTGTATCCTTCTTTTTGCTATGTCATTGATTGGATATGACTCTTTTGGTTATGAGGATAAGATTAACTTCATTGTTTTATTGATATTTTGTGGGTTAATCGGACTTGTCTTAGGTCCTATGTTTCCGCTTGTTTTGTCAATGATTGGCGATAAACTTGATGAAAATAAAATAGCATCTGGTAGTGCATGGTTTACAGCAATGTTTAGCTGGGGATGTGGTATAGGACCAATTTTATCTTCTTTCTTAGTTGAGAGAACAGGCGATAAAGGTTGGTTTTTTTTAGTGTCAGCAATTCTTTTTTGCTCAGTTTTAGTTAATTTCCATTTACAGCACCTTCGAACAGAAAGAAAACTAGTGAACTGATAATTAATGAGTTTTAAATTACGGATTATGAAATAAGGATGGATTTAATGAGAATAAATATCGTAAAAGCATTTATAACAGCTACGATAGCAATGTTATCTTTAAATGCAGCTAATGCTGCTGTGACCAAAGTTGAAGGTCTTACAGGACAGCAGATAGCCGAAAAAGTTGCAGCTATGGAAGATGGCTATGTCGGTGAGAGCCGTAAGTTAAAATTCCTAATTTATGATGCAAACAATAATGAAACTGTTAGGGAAATGGAATACTTTGCAAAACAGTATGAAAACAGATTTGACCGCAGCATTGTAAAATTCACGTATCCAGCGCAATTAAATGGTGTACGTTTATTAACTCATTCTAAAGGTGCTGACGATGATGATCAGTGGTTGTTTTTACCTTCAATAAAGAAAGTAAAAAGGATCGCCACCTCAAATAAAAGTGGTGCATTTATGGGTTCAGAATTGGCTTACGAAGATATCTCTATTCGACAGCTTGAAAAATATCAGCGTATTTTATTGGGTTCGGAAATAATCGACGGGGTTGAATCTTATGTGATAGAAAGGACACCGATTAAAGCAAATAGTGGTTATAGTAAACAAATCATCTGGCGAGATCAAACTAACTTGCTAGAGATAAAAACAGAGTTTTACGATCGAAAAGGCGATCTGCTTAAAGTAAGAAAGTCCATGGATTGGAAAAAGTTTGGTAAATATTGGCGTGCACAAACCGTGGAAGTTTTTAATGTACAGACAAACAAACGCACGGTAATGGAACTAAGTGAAATTAAATTATTTGAAGATTTTGATAATGTCAATTTTACACCTAGGCGATTTCAGCGTTTTTAAACGATAACATAGATTAAAACGCATGTAGGTAATCTGAATGACCAAAAAGTGTAAGCAAATAAAAGCTAATTGTTATTACGCACTAATACTATTATTTACTACTATGGTTGCCGCAGAAGAGTCAGTTTTATTAGCGGCTATATATGAAGCTGATTCAAGTGTTGAGCTTAAGTACTATCGAGATCAGTTTGATGAAACACCGCTACCAGGTCAATATTCATACACTGATATGTTGCAGCTTAGAGTTAAAGCATCGGGATTTATAGCTGATAATAGTGGTTTTGGAATAGATGCCTTTACGAGGTTCAACCCAAATTATAATGATCAAATTGTAGCAGGATTTGATGAGCTGTGGTTTCAGACACTAAGTGGTCTTTTTGAATATACTCTTGGTTATCAAATTATTGATATGGGACTGATGGAAAATAAACCCATTGTCGATGTTTTGAATAGTAGAGACTTTCAATATGACTGGTTACGTCCTGATAAAATTGGTACTCCTTACATTACTACAAAGTTTCTAGGTGATTCTAATAACTTAGAATTTTACTATGCACCATTTTTTATTCCAAATAGGGTGCCTGATGTGGAGTCAGGTCATTATTATCCGGGTCTAAATACTATTAACAAAAAAAATGTTCATGATAAGCAGTGGGCTATTCGTTATACCTATTTTGGTGATCATGTCGAGTTTGGGTTAAGTTATATGTATTTAACACAGGAACACTTGTTTAGTCATCCTAATAGTTCGCAATTTACTAACCGGAGGTTGGGAGTTGAGTTGACTGGGTTATACGGAGACATTTTACTTCGCTCAGAGGTGGTTTATCAAAATCCTACAGGTGACTTGAGTAGTGGAACTATAGGTGCTGTAGGGGTTGAACATACATGGCAAAGCCTGTGGGGTAAGTCGGATCTTACATTAGTGTATGAGTATTTTTTCAATAACACTGATGGAACAGATATGACTGTATTTGAGGAGAACTACTTCTCAGTAAGATGGGCTGCGAATGATGAAGCCCTTACTCAAGTTGAATTAATTGCGATAGGCCAGCGTTGTGACTGTACCGCTGATGTTTATAGAATTAGTCTTAGGCGATCTATTAATGATAAGTGTACATTCGAAATACAATTTCAAGACTCTCAAAAATATTTCTCTCGAGGTGATTTAAATGAAGATGGCTCAGGTTGGCTTAGAGTTAAGCTAGAATATTCTTTTTAATATTAACAATATCAGGACGATAAATTGTGAAATCATTTATACCAGAGGATAAAGGAATGGATGACTATGATATGTTACTAGTGAGTAAAACCAATATACCTATTCTAAGCTATTGCAATTGGTTATTGCGTAATAGGCTCATAGTATTTACTTTAGTGATGCTAGTAACTTGCTTTTTCGGATACTTTCTTAAAGACCTAAGGTTCGATTCGAATTATAGAATTTGGTTCTCTGAGAACGATACATATCTTCAGTCATATGATAATTTTATTACAGAATTTGGTAATGATGATATGTTTGTTGTGGCTTTTAATGACCCGAATGGGGTGATCAATGAAAAACCAATACAAACAATCGTGCGTCTTACCGATCAATTCTGGAAAATGACAGATGTTATTCGTGTTGACTCACTTACAAATTACCAAGGGATCTATGCTAACAATCATGATATTCATGTTGATGCATTATTTCCTGATATCTATAGTGTTAATGCCAAGAATCTTAAAAGAGCATCAGATTATGTAGAAACTGACGCTCTACTGATGGGTAGCCTAATAACAGCTGATAAAACTACTGCTATATTGCGAGTAAAGTTTTCACCAAATGCAAATCGAGAAGTTCTTCCTGTCGTTATTTTTGAAGAGTTAACAAAAATCTTACAAATTGAAACGGAGCGTAGTGGTTATGAGTTTTACATGGCTGGTGGGCCCATAACGGATGCTGCATTCGATCAACTTGCTCAAAAAGATGGAGCCACACTGAACCCTATATTGTGGACAACTTTGCTAGTTGCACTTTTCTTGTTATTTAGAAATATATGGGCGGTGTTAGTTCCATTTATTGTCGCTTGTTTTGCAATTGTAATTACTCTTGGTATTACGTCAATGTTGGGCTTTAAACTCAACACGATGACAGTATCTTTGCCACAATTTATTATGGCAATTGCTGTTGCTGGATCACTACATATCATATCTGGCTTTCTGTTTAAAAAATCGACATCGGCTTCGACAGCTGATGCTGTACGCTATACAGTACTAAAAAATTTCAAACCGATAATGCTGACGAGCATTACCACAGCGATAGGATTTTTCTCATTCATTTTTGCTTCAGTAGAACCTATTAAAACAGTAGGCCTAATGGCAGGATTCGGCACTTTGGTTTTGAGTGTTCTTTTCCTTACTTTAATGCCTATTATTTTAAGTTTGTATCCAAAAAAACCATCGAAAAGGCTCACTAAAGCGAATTATCTCAACGGACAAGGGTTTGTTCGTCTATCTAAATGGATTAATTATAGGCAAAAAGGGGTTCTTACTCTAGGGGCTGTTGCAGCTTTAATTGCAGCTATCTGTGTACCAAGTATTAAGATTGATACTTTAACATCTGAATATTTCTCTGATAATTATTGGTTCAAACAAGCAATTAATTTTATTGAAAAAGAAGGCTCAGGTGCTGCTGTCTTTGAGATATTGATCCATAGTGAAAAACCGGGTGATGTGGCTACCAAACAGTATATGGACCAATTATCGTATTTTACTGATTATTTAACAGAAGAGGCACCAGGAGGGTTCACTTCTGTCTACTCGTTATCTACAATAATTAAGAATATCAACAGGGCAATGAATCAAAATGATCCAACTTATCATGTAATTCCTGAAGATGATCAAACAATAGCACAATATTTGTTCTTGTATTCTTTATCTGTTCCTGTAGGAATGGATATCAATGATAGAATCAACATAAGTGAATCTTCTTCTCGTATCACAGTTATTCGTCCTCTGTTATCAACCAATCAGAGTCGTTTAGATATGAAGGAAATTCACGATTGGGTTGAGAATAACTTAACAGGAATTGATATTGAGTTTACTGGCCGTGATGTTCTTTATACCAATATGGGCAACAATATAGCGATGACTTTTGTTAAGTCTTTAGGTGTTGCTCTAGTCGGCATTACTTTATTGATTGCTGTGATGTATCGATCTGTTAAATATGCGATATTGAGCTTGATTCCGAATGTTTTCCCTTTGGTAGTCGTTGTTGCTGTAATGGTTATTTTTGAAGTGAGGTTAAATGTAGGTACTGTTATGGTAGCTAGCCTTGCATTAGGTATTGCCGTTGATGATACTATCCACTTCTTAAATCATTATTTAGCAAGTAAGAAGGCTGCATTCACTACACAAGAATCAATAGAGAACACATTAAAGTTAATTGGTTATCCGATTTTTTCAACAACAGCCGTTCTAATATTGTCATTCCTGACATTCATTTTAGCTAACTTTAATCCTAATCTCTATTTTGGATTATTGCTAAGTGTAGGTATTTTTGTAGCATTTATTTCTGATGCATTTTTATTGCCTGCGGTACTGCTTCGTTTTGATAATAACGAGGAATATGAAACTCATGAAAAAGGTGAGTTATTAACAGAGCAATCTTGTTAGTTTTTGTAACTGAAAGCTAATTTATAAAAATATGCTCTGCCTGAAGCAGAGCATCTTATTGAGGAAAATGACTTGAACCGTAGGAATATATTGAAGGCACTATTTGCAACCGGTGGAGTGGCGGCGCTAGGGGGATTTGCTGTTGTTAACTATAATAAGGTTGACTATGGTCACAGAGGATATCGAACTTGGTATCATGATGAGCCATTGGGTTACAGTTTGGCTGAATATCTTGTTCTTGCTGGTACTTTGGCTGCAAGCCCTCATAACACTCAGCCTTGGAAGTTTAGCGTTTCTGGGAGCAATATTGATCTGTATGCTGATCACCGCCGCCATTTAGGAAAAGCCGATCCATTACGCAGGATGATGGGGCAAGGGTTAGGGTGCGCAATAGAAAACATGGCGGTGATGGCAAGTTCGTTAGGCTACAGCTTATTTGTTGATGATAGTGTGTGTAATGAACACTTCTACGACAGCGGTCTTGTTGCCAGGTTGCAGTACACACGTATCACTGATACCTCTAACGGGCATCACCAAACAGATGATTTGAAGGATTTACCTGAAGTAAAGGCAATCTTTAACCGTCAGACCAACCGAAGTTCCTACACAGGAATTGGAAAAGTTAGTTCGCATTATTTTGATGCAGCTCTGGAACAAAAGCCTATTGCAGATGTTGGTGTTACTTGGCTTGACGATCGCGCCAAATGCCAGGACATAAGTGAAGTATGCAGTGTCACTGTTAGAGAGTTTTTAAGTGGTGATGCAACTAATGACGCAATGAAATGGTTTCGTCGTAATAGGGCAGAAATGTTATCAACAGGAGATGGGATTTCAATCTTCCAGAATGATGCTCCTATATTGATAAAGCATTGGATGCAGCTTGCTGCGACTAAGGAAGATTTAGTTAACCAGCAATCAAAACAGTCTGAAATCGATATGGTTGATACTAGCTGCGATCACGTCCCTATGTGGGGAGTTATCCATTCTAGTACCGATCAGCCTAAGGATTGGCTCAGTGTTGGTAGAGTCTTGGAAAAATGCTACTTATTATCGGCAAAATTAGGATATGCAATTTGTCCGGTTAGCTATCCTGTGGAGAGTATTGCGGGGAGGGAGGCACTGAGACAGATTGCTGAAATAGATTCGGGGCGAGTGCCCCAAGCTTTGGTTCGTGTTGGTTTAGCACCTCGAATGGAGAAGTCTGTAAGGCGACCTCTGCAGTCTGTACTGGTATAGCT
It contains:
- a CDS encoding putative amino acid adenylation (COG1020,COG3319) encodes the protein MIVNEIKQLISELTGFPENELTAETKLQLDLALDSIKMMGLMSQLVARFEHIRPLTHEELVKWDVIGDVFEHYNVVQDESINEKENYPSDTEFPILNSQRIFFLSHALNAGNGLCTRLKLKGSLDLDIAKKAWQLLVERTPALRTYYVLPDNATSFNEMISYIKHDAKVPEIEVIHLQGDDADEIINQRINKEWKLDQWPLHQFDIGVINEEEFYLYFSNDHVISDGRGNQNIVSEFMGIYDAIIKNTISELSLPITDIEFANTINEINAARDEYNDYDYIEYMKKIGEQPFFWNMKNDEFNPDRSRFKNLFINAGDELTRNLINLTKKYDVSINTLLTGMFIRTLRDFDENLDDVVLQIPTSGILYPIPKIEKMVGCFAQNIPFRTRDIFSSEGFEQQIKNLHEELYWAISQGVDSLQSDVTAKVVKDTVTLHRGQIPSKMIPLIRSFIRSNIYFPYIGRVKLKKHYGQVEVIEYRPTTSNSSGAIDFLQEIYDGQLVMSLNFDAILFDHSMMEQLMKNYHQSLYDLVSKPELQEIDHKTGDFAPSYNVKTQGIPEWDINYFKNKLLDFISENINVKLKDKDAKLHLEADLGLDSLELIRIFNKIAKKYNIKDKLSLFKCRTLEQLADFIIEANSKLNKNTKTQFYTDVEPIPFRHFIRQASLTPEATAVYDKNGRITYRELDESSNQLANYLVSQGVGNGKLVAIHLNRSCEMIIAMLAVLKTGAAYVPIDDKFPTQRVTYILEHAQCDILIANSNVAKQVDDLLLNSSQLNTIIFMEQWTPLLRNRSVSEVSLVSKSVWSEYSILETGIQVNPNDTMIVLYTSGSTGNPKGVELNHLGYMIRMEWHQDLFRLIAGNRVAQKTSCSFDISVWEIYWPLMLGGEVAIVDTDTVKNPWALADWLTKEAINYMHFVPSMLGEFLNAVEGDAPDLSAMKYLVCSGEALPRTFVRQWFHEYGSIPLANLYGPTEASIDVSAYVIDSMPEDNDKSIPIGSEMPGVQLLIIDEHGKRVNPGETGELCIAGPQLAKGYLNDEEKTEQTFIDNIWQDIKSDKVYKTGDLVTCDSSGCYTYKGRLDHQVKIRGYRVELGEIENVLLSHPNLDEVGVITKEINNTQKIICFYAGKETSLSEMTGFAEGKLTSYMLPNYAVHLSSLPKNHNGKLDRKGLSQLSVDFSRQSNSSLQPVSTVNDTKLPLGSAQRWIMNHFDKPYNWFGYHRFTYKQALDLEVFTAALNKLISSHDALRTVIVPGERFHYQEFVDSDNSVNPELFSAEHLTTLERDEQVELKIAELLEEIKIEVFPLWRLLIVKVTDNEFDISIIGHHLISDMISSEIFFRELWRSYGHFLEFEQFLDEPRKTQYGDYVCKISELESAGKLNNHLEYWISTLGSISKKSLIPLECNDGINDQASEEIVSRTFSKEQTASLVMLAKQHYQSSLYSVLACPLYDLIADHLGLDTVVVSHKFNGRGGDIEGINTTNSIGNYAVNVPLVLNWNHNDSWARKVANVENGIAAIPLSGITYDWLGDRLPESCYPDEKLTSVRLNYLGYVTAPKSDVFEFNEKDSHQRISFPQQKRVSEIEFWLSIHEQQLQVRVGYSSNRYHAKTIENLVEEYTTRLLRMINFKSEIKESSLENIMQ
- a CDS encoding putative major facilitator transporter (COG0477); translated protein: MYRLDISSRNTNLTRLYLIAFMAGFSLGIFPPLVSMLMDSKGVPTDLIGLTSSSYFITMAVITPVAGGYITRLGIKPVMLAGAMITAILSGCYAFFESLEIWILLRVISGIGMGLFLVAGQTSVNLLASNKNRTAVSTIYSILLGIGFGIGPVFAAYMYGFGEKMAFVVASIVIIISILIVNFGFKNLKPRCSEDAIKGKAGISSIIVPLHYIFAYGVLESVMISLIPLLVLSMGMTVKYTGYPFLVFILCSGLGMAFLGQLEKSLGKDSLLKLTTLIGCILLFAMSLIGYDSFGYEDKINFIVLLIFCGLIGLVLGPMFPLVLSMIGDKLDENKIASGSAWFTAMFSWGCGIGPILSSFLVERTGDKGWFFLVSAILFCSVLVNFHLQHLRTERKLVN
- a CDS encoding putative RND efflux transporter (COG1033); amino-acid sequence: MDDYDMLLVSKTNIPILSYCNWLLRNRLIVFTLVMLVTCFFGYFLKDLRFDSNYRIWFSENDTYLQSYDNFITEFGNDDMFVVAFNDPNGVINEKPIQTIVRLTDQFWKMTDVIRVDSLTNYQGIYANNHDIHVDALFPDIYSVNAKNLKRASDYVETDALLMGSLITADKTTAILRVKFSPNANREVLPVVIFEELTKILQIETERSGYEFYMAGGPITDAAFDQLAQKDGATLNPILWTTLLVALFLLFRNIWAVLVPFIVACFAIVITLGITSMLGFKLNTMTVSLPQFIMAIAVAGSLHIISGFLFKKSTSASTADAVRYTVLKNFKPIMLTSITTAIGFFSFIFASVEPIKTVGLMAGFGTLVLSVLFLTLMPIILSLYPKKPSKRLTKANYLNGQGFVRLSKWINYRQKGVLTLGAVAALIAAICVPSIKIDTLTSEYFSDNYWFKQAINFIEKEGSGAAVFEILIHSEKPGDVATKQYMDQLSYFTDYLTEEAPGGFTSVYSLSTIIKNINRAMNQNDPTYHVIPEDDQTIAQYLFLYSLSVPVGMDINDRINISESSSRITVIRPLLSTNQSRLDMKEIHDWVENNLTGIDIEFTGRDVLYTNMGNNIAMTFVKSLGVALVGITLLIAVMYRSVKYAILSLIPNVFPLVVVVAVMVIFEVRLNVGTVMVASLALGIAVDDTIHFLNHYLASKKAAFTTQESIENTLKLIGYPIFSTTAVLILSFLTFILANFNPNLYFGLLLSVGIFVAFISDAFLLPAVLLRFDNNEEYETHEKGELLTEQSC